CTTTGAAAAATGTCTCTCCAGCCCATGGAGTGTAACAAATTGGTTAgttcttgttttctcttgcagttttgaaaagaaatattgaacCCTTGAAATATTTGACCTGGCTTTGTTGCCGCAAACATTAGTTTTAACTATATAGAAAATACTGTGATAGGGATCCAGAAAATCCTGTTGTTCCCATACTAGTTTTGGCAGTGAGCGTCTGCTCAGTTAAgcccctttgcctttttttttttttctttttggtctcaGTTTTTCAGTTGTGGAATACACAGAGGAAGGTGGGGGAGAGGAAGGTATGTTCACTCCGAACAGTCTGCTAATCCTTGCCAGAGAGCAATTAAGGCAGCATTCACAAAACCATTTagcttttctggttttcacttctgatcaatttttttccttttaattctttagGGTTACACATGAACCTCTTGACCCTTTTCTGTTTTATGGTATCAGGAAGGCTATTTCTCTGgtttcttatttaatttaaaaccttATCCTGAAGCTGCCTCCTGGAGAGCTTTCAATTTCTGTTGAAGTTGACAGGAGGTCTATATACACTACAGATTGAGGCTTAAGCGTACTGACTGTCAGGTCACATATTCCTTTACCTTTCTAGTTCAGAAAATCTACAGTAGAGAATAATCATGTTTTAGTAAAGGAGAGACTAGCTGATAAAACCACCTATTCTCCATTTCTAATGCCCGAGTCTACTTAAGCATAAAATATATCTTCCTAACAGCATAAATGTGACCCAAGTTGCTCTGTATTTCCCAGAACAAAGAGCATCAGGAAGGACTTTGTTCATTTGTCTCTGAACTGACATGAGCTTTTGTCATGATGTACTATAAAATTGGACATTTAACCAGATAAAGTACTCCACTCAGCTACAGATTTTCGTAAGGCAACTGCAAACAACGGTTACTTTATAAAAAGGAAGCCATTTTCTAAGTGCTTTCAGCAATGCAAGTTTAAAACCTAACTTTAAAAACTGTAATTCCAGCTGTAGCACTGTGTATTGGCATAGTTACCAATAAATCCCACTGACCTTTCACTGAATGTAACAAGGACAATGCTTTTTAAGTTCAAGCTAGTCTATTTCTGGAAGCCTTAACTTACTATTTTTCAGTACTAAAACAAGTGTACAACATGAGTCTCGGTATTTTGgggaagcttttatttttagggTATTCTGTTTTCATGCTTATATTCTTACTCCAATTTTAAGAGGAACTGGGCAAGCAAACGTAAGTCAGAGCCCTGGGTCAGCTAAGTTCCGTGAAATTTCTGATTCACACCCATGAAAGAGTCAGGAAGTTCTCAAAATATATCACCTTGCCCCTACAAACTAGGGCACTCACATATATGTGTGCTTAGTATAAGCATTACTGTGGGAGGTACTGCTCACCAGAATTAAGATGCAACATTCTGAcgtaaaatatacataaaaagtAGTGTAAGGTCATACATTTGTTTACAAAGTATATTAGCCCTATTGACTTCAAGGAGAAGTCTCCACGCACCTTTATCGTACCAGTTTTCTGTTTGATAGGCAGTACTAACACAGGAAGGGCTTTAGCATTTACTTCTTATACACATAAGATTTTTAAGCCTTGGCCCCTGCTCCTACTGGTAACACCTGTGGAGTCCTTTTAACATGCCTTCACAGTATAATCACTCAGGTTTCTGTGCTGTGAGGAGGTGTTAAAACACTCCAGCAGCGAGTAGTATATTTTGACAACTTCTTCCTATCAGTGTCCTGCTGTGAAGGGGATGGCTGCAGTCAGGCTGCATGCATCTTAACAAGGAGTCAAAGTAGGCAAGCTCTTCCAGCATATTCTCAGAAAACTGATTGGAGTCTTATGTTGTTCTTACCTTACCCTATAATTCTTCACCCATTTGAAGTGTCCAGttatgtaaagaaagaaaagaccacTAAGCCACCAGAAAACAGGAAGCAACACATATGTTTTATTACCTTCCCCGAAGATCTGCAGGAAATGTACATTTTACTGAAATTAGGGCTAGAAGTTGCTCCTTTAGCAGCACTTAACTGATAGTTCATCAGGGGCAGGTGAGTCACAGGCAATGTTTTACCATCATGCATCAATTTACTGGTAAAAGTGTGTAGATTAAATACAGCCTTCCTGTGCTTGCTGAGAAGTGGCACAGctgcagaaactgaaacagagtCCTCTGACGTGTCCCCTAGAGCATGGTACAGCAGCTTGAAAGGACCAGGAAAGGGTGAAACTGATTTCTACAGTTTCAGTCATTCCTTGAACAGGTATACAGGCCTCAGAATCTTGCCTTTTCAATAGCATTAAAATAATAccagttaaaaaaaccaagaacctAAAAGAAGTTCTAAAATGTCTTCTTCCACAGAGCTGTAAAAAGCCAAAACTGATGTACTTCCTAATAGCGTCAGACATTTGAAAGTCTGCGTTTCAGTCCCAAAGAACTTTCTATAATAGTGAAGTAGCATCCAGTTCAGGCTGTATGCTGATGTGTCATCTTCTCAGACATGAACTCCTGAGTACATCATTTGGTCACCCTGTGTTACCCCAAGAGGGGATGCATTAGCACTGTGTCCATAAATTGTTCTTTTAAGGAAAGATGCTGGAGCCGTTATTGTGGTACGATCAGTTGGTATTCTGTGGTTAGCATGTGAAGGGTGCAAGAGTTGCCCGCTGGCAGGTGGCAGACTTAAGAACCGAGCATCTTCAGCCAACCCAATAATAGGAAGGGATGGAGCTAGAGTCATGCAGATGTTGCTGGTCTGAAGACCACCATTCAGTGAGCTTCTGGTGGCAGAACTGGAACTGGAGAGGCGAGAAGGAAGATCAGGTTCTAGCAGCCAAGTCTGGCCAGGTGCGAGTCCTCTTTGTTGCCCCTCATCCTGGGATTTTAAGCATTTGCAGCAGCAAATTCCAACACAGGCACCGCCAACAACAAATGCCACAAATACAGACCCAACAAGAAGGAACGGCAGGTACACGGGCACTGAAAATGTAAGAGTGACATTAGCCAACCATTCGTTCATGGGGTATTCTAGGTTATATTCTGTTCTTCATTCCTTAAGACATGCATGCACGAGGGAGCAGGCTGGAGTAGTTTTACTCTCAACTCTTCTCTTGCTGCAGCAAGAAGATTAGAAACTGGCAATTGCTATGGCAGGCTCATTTAAAAAAGCCTGAAGTACAGAGGGTCAGACCAGTCAGTCCTGTAGCATCTGCCATTAATATCCGTGTAGGGGCTGTTCCAGTACTCAGATGTCACAGGTACTGTTCACTTGTGCATGATGAAGTAGAAATTCAGACTTGTAACTGAGTTTTACAGTTAGTATATAAACTGCTGGTGGGTTGCCTATGGAATCTGGGTTTGAGGGCTACAAGCATTTTTACAAGCCAGAACTTAAGTTAAATGCATTACTTCAAGGCATCCACATGCATTAACAGAACAAGTTAGCAACACACGTGTTCCACCAGGGACATAAACATCAGAGGTGTTGCCAGGTTACTTTGTTAGCAGCTTAGAGGCTTTTCTAAGAGTAGGACTGACAGAAAAGTCTTCTAAGTGAAGCCCCAAGTTATTCTCTCTTCCCAGTGAAGGCTACTGACTGGCTTTAGCCCATGCAGCCACCCAAATAAGCACTGTGCCAAGGCTCCACGCCTTTCTGCTGCAACGGTTACAGCTTGGAGCTCTGAAGGGCAGAGAAACAGAGGAAGGATCTGGCTGATGCCACCAAGGGAAGGTTGGTCCAGGGGACgcaaaaagaagaaagcacatCCGATATGCCGCCCCTCCATCTGCTAGAGGCACGGGAAGCTTACCTGGCACCGGaggcctggggctgggctgctggtgGTCACCAGGGCAGCGGCCCTGGTCCAGGCGGGCCTCTCTGGACGAGCAGCAGTAGCGCAAGCTGCAGGTCCCGCAGCACAGAGTGGCGTCCGGGCCATCGTAACGCTCGGGGCACTGGAAGCCGCGGTGCCAGCGCTGCAGGCTGCCGGCCCAGCCGTGGCAGTACTCCCCggcctgcccagggctgcctcgcagggccagcagcagcactaGGGCACGGAGAACACCCCTTGCCATGGTGGGTCACGCAGGGTGTCTCACCTCTAGCCGCTTGGCCCACACcacccctttttttctcccccccgtcttttTTTAAAGGCGAGGCACACAGCACCGCAGGCAGCCGCAGAGCGCAGTGCTGCCAGACCACCAGCTGCCCACCGAGGCACTGCCTAAGCTCCTGTTTCAGGAGGTTTTATCTCTTGGCCTGTGACCTGCCTCTAATCCCCTCTCTTTACAGCAACAAAGAAGGACCCACTAATTGAAAACCATTTGCAGCTACTCCAGCTCCACCTTCCTCATTTCTCTCCTTCGTtcctgcagggagcagccccTGGTTCCTGCTGGAGATGGCACATCTCGCACTCGTGGTTAGGCGTTTCGACTAGCAGGGCACAGTTAGCAAGGCAAGGCTAAGGAGTGCTGGATACAGAGAGCTCAGGGCTACCCTGGTGCCAAAGCTTCATTCCTTCAGGGGCTTGTCAGGAGCTGAAGTGTCAGAGGTGGGAGGCTGGGGACTGAGCTGGGCACAAGGCATGATGACAAGTGAGAAATAAAATttccagagcagaaggaaaatacagggaTAACCAGCTTCTAGTGGGCTCTAAAGTGTAATTGGTGCTAACTGGTATCAAGGTAATTTTTGCCTTGTTTAACATGGATAATCACATAAATACAAAGAAGaagattttaatctgaaaatgtaGGGAAAACTAATTTTGAAAGCTCTAAGTTGGTCTAATTTCTGTCTCCGTGGTTGAAAAGCTAGAGGCTGAAGATTCTAAAGAGTCTTTTCCACTTCTGCTTTCCCTACACTCAGTGCAATCCATGAATTAAAAAGTGTGTTTCAGGGACAAAATGCCTATTTTAAGATCTCTAGAAGTTTCATCTACACAGGAAAATCCTGAAGTGTTACAAAGACCCCATAGCAGCACAGAAGTGGTAGTGACCTCTTCATCtttgaactaaaaataaaaccagactaTTTGTGGTCTTTCTTAGTCCCCTTACAAGTCTAACTGCTTGCTATATTAACAGGATCCATGTCTGAAGCATGGTTAGCCTGTGCTTAAGTGCAGTGAGGAAGAAAATTGTTGCTAATTGAGCACTTTGAAAAGCAGGGAGTTAGGGCAACGTCTTTTGGACCAATATTCCGGTTATGTGTAGCACTATTTGCAGCTTGCTTGACGAGTCCAAAATGTGTTCTTGAATGTACACAAAAGCTGGTTCCCACACAATTTTTTAGGAGTGTTGCCACTGATTGTAGAGGGAGGCTGTCCAATGATGCAAACTTTTAGAAACATTTGCACAAAATTATCTCCCTTCtgatgattttttgttttaatattagaTAATGGCTTGCACATTTATGCTTTATTAACTATTTCATAGGTTCAGTTGAGTCATGTTTCAATCTGCCAAAGACATCAGTGCTCGTCACCTTTGCTAGTCAGTCACctgttttgcattattttttaattggctttttgGCAAACATGGTTAAAGAGATCCTTGGATTcagaaatgttaaatgaaatCTCTGTTTAGAACTAGAGACTTTTCCAAACGCTGCTCAGCGCATTGAGATACGCGTTTTGCcctgctgcatttcagctctgCAAGTGTAAGGTTGGCTGACTGCGTAGGACCTAATCCTATAAATCCAGAAAATATTGAGCAGCCCCAACACCCTTTAAAAGGCAGCCAGAGGTGAGTGATGTGCTATCTTGGATTGGACTCTCAAAGCACTGAAGTGATACTTTAAGCTCAAAGCTATATTTGCCTTAAGGCAAATTCTAGTTTGTTCACACATTCAACCTCAGCACTATTAGGCCAGACTAAATACTAACTTTTATTATTTGTTGTTATGGGAAAAAGCAGCCTCAGACAGgctttaagcatgtgcttagcaCTTGGCAGAGTTCATCCTAATAAAATGTGGCTCAGTAAAGATAACAGGGTGCAATTATTTCCTCCCATCTTCCACGTTAGAAGAGTATAAGAACACCTGCTAAGTCAGGTATTCAAATGCTATGAAATTCCTGAAGTTGTTCATTGCATTAACACTTTGAATGATGGCTGCCCTTGCAtgatttcctttctctgcatATACACTATCTTTAACAACATGGTCAtgtattattttttcctgcatagAATTACACTACCTCACTTAGCAGGGATAAACTCTCAGAAACTAAATGCAGAGTTCCTGTTCAGGatctgcatgtgtgtttgtgtgtgttccAGGGGGCATTTGTTTCCTGATTCAAAATCTTTCATCTTCATTTTGTCATAGACTGTTCTGTGCTGTGATGTCCACTTAACCGCCGCAGAAGCAGATGAATGTAACTGTGAATAAAAATTGTATATGCTTACATAACTTGTGACCCACTTCGAATTTTGACAAGATAAAAAGGGCTACATAGATATACTGGGATGCTGGTTGTGAACTACAAGGGTAAATCATGAATAAGTTTCTATTCTAATTCCTTAGATACAGTCACGCTCAGCTTGCTTAGTCTTTCACCTGCCAGGGTGAAATTTTTCATACTTGTTCTTTGCCAGCTTTGGGGAGGTGTTAAACAAAAGCAATCCAGCCTGTTTTGCATGAGAGGACAGTGATGATGGTTTGCCAttattaacaacaacaaacaaTCTTGTTACCTTTTCTGAGCATCCCTGCAGCCAAAACAGCTTGAGCTTTGAATTTACAAGTTACCATGGAAATAGCCCTTAGAGAGAAGTCTTTTTCTCCATGtgagggttgtttctcttatttAGGGAAATGTACATTCACCGTAGTGAATGTTGTGTAGGCAGCAAGATGATTAAAAATTCCTGTTATTCTAAGCAGAAAGCACAAACTGGAAACTTCCTGATTTGCAGCTGCTTTGCCTTCCCTGCAATACCAGTGTTCTGTATTGGTATTTTACAATCTTCTATAATGTTGAAGGTTGAACTCTGCCACCAGATTTTAGGtattttcttgtcatttcttAATGCCAAGTGAACGTTCAATACAGAACAAGAAACAAGGGAAGAACTAATCCCTCTCTGCTAACAGGAGCCTGCAGTCCAATGGTCAGATCCTGTAAGGTGCTGATCAATTCTCTCCTGATGCCGTGTGTGCTACTTCCCTCTGACATCAGGTCAGTCAGCActgtgctgggtgctggcacCGGCCAGGACTGGCCCTAAATGAAATACAGGGAAATACAGAAGGCACAATGAGAATGCCCTGCAGTAACTCAGTTCTTTGCATTTCATGAGCGTGGCTCTTGAGTAAATGCTGCCTATGAGAAATTATGCAAATATTCTATGATAGATAGCCAGGCACTTCATATACTTTATTTTTACCATGCTTGATGTGCATCATCAATGCCACCTGCCTCCAGCTGTTAGCTGCAAGGCTGGGGGGGCCCTCTGCAACTCATTATTCCTCTGAATGTTTCAACATGCAAGGGTATGGTGCTGGCCGGAGAGCCTCGGAGAATGAAGGTTTCCGCTTAAATACTGAACATACAGCAACCTACGTCTCCCTGATCTCCCCACTGCCTTTACACACATTGAAGAGGGAAGGAGCTAGTTGAGTGTGAATGTTGAACTGAAAGAGGCTCaaaggtgaagaaagaaaaaatcagacCTGTCTGAGCAAGGAAACAAGGAACGAGCCGGGGGGGAGAGAGTAGGCAGGGAACCAGACTTGGAAGACTGAATTGTGGTGTGAATGGGGAGCCTGGTAAGGAAGACTGAGTCAAGGCACATAGGAAGAAGGGTACTGCTCTGGAGACCTGGGGGACTGCTTGCAGTGTTGGAAAGAGAAAACTAGCTGGGGCATCATGAAGTTGAGCGTAAGCTAGAAAGCAACTGCTACCTGACATGGCTGCTTTAAAGCTATTTAGGGACTTCTGTACTTCTGCGTGCCTCACCCTGTGCCATCCATGCAGATGTAGTCCCCCAATGGATGAGGAgtttgggggaagagggagacTGGGACTGACAGGGCAGAAGAATCACGGCAGGAGTCAAGACTCAGGAAAGATTGATGATTGTGATTTagagggaagaggcagggagCGGCTGACCAAGACAGCTGGGATGAAGTGGAGGGGCCCACTGGCTGGAGACAGAGACTTGCTAGGCAAGTTTCTTCGCTGGGGGATTTCTGAGCCCAAACCATGAGCCTCATGGGACTGAAAAACAAAGCGCTCTCATACCACTGAGCAGTTCTGTTCTCACTAAGCTGTTGAGGCCTGATTCTCTACTCACATCAGTATAATGCAGCTGCAGGTAGCTACTCCTGGCACACAGGCTCGTGCTAGCAAGTGAGAGTCCCATAGAGCAGTCTCCTAATTCTGGCTCTGTATAATGCAGACAGGTAGCTCCCTACAGCAACTGCTTGCTAACTGAAGATTTGTTCTTTAACAAGAGTCCCTTTATTAGTAATTATGGTAGTATTACTTTATTATGTTATAATTAAGGAAGTGAAGaatgcaggaaaataaaagacaGTAATTCAGGGTAGACCCAGGAGGCCCATGTGCCAGGGTGATGGCCAAACACACATCTTTCTCTGCACATCATTACTGGAGGTTGATTAGTGAAGGGGTGTCA
This region of Harpia harpyja isolate bHarHar1 chromosome 18, bHarHar1 primary haplotype, whole genome shotgun sequence genomic DNA includes:
- the LOC128154039 gene encoding protein shisa-1-like encodes the protein MARGVLRALVLLLALRGSPGQAGEYCHGWAGSLQRWHRGFQCPERYDGPDATLCCGTCSLRYCCSSREARLDQGRCPGDHQQPSPRPPVPVPVYLPFLLVGSVFVAFVVGGACVGICCCKCLKSQDEGQQRGLAPGQTWLLEPDLPSRLSSSSSATRSSLNGGLQTSNICMTLAPSLPIIGLAEDARFLSLPPASGQLLHPSHANHRIPTDRTTITAPASFLKRTIYGHSANASPLGVTQGDQMMYSGVHV